A region from the Manihot esculenta cultivar AM560-2 chromosome 13, M.esculenta_v8, whole genome shotgun sequence genome encodes:
- the LOC110629435 gene encoding high affinity nitrate transporter 2.5, whose protein sequence is MEVETAGLGSQTDEKFALPVDSEHKATEFLLFSIAAPHMRAFHLSWISFFSCFVSTFAAPPLLPIIRDNLNLSASDIGNAGIASVSGAVFARVAMGTACDLFGPRIASASLTLLTAPAVYFTSIISSPVSFLLVRFFTGFSLATFVSTQFWMSSMFSAPVVGTANGVAGGWGNLGGGATQLIMPLVFGLIRDIGAVKFTAWRIAFFVPALFQMLSAFAVLVFGQDLPDGNFRRLQKSGDKAKDKFSKIFYCGVTNYRGWILALTYGYCFGVELTIDNIIAEYFYDRFDLKLHTAGIIAASFGLANLVSRPAGGLISDVVAKRFGMRGRLWALWIMQTIGGVLCIILGRVGSLTASIIVMIAFSFFCQAACGLTFGVVPFVSRRSLGLISGMTGGGGNVGAVLTQLIFFKGSKYSKEKGLTLMGIMIICCTLPLCLIYFPQWGGMFCGPSSKNIATEEDYYMSEWNSKEKEQGLHQASLKFADNSRRERGRRA, encoded by the exons ATGGAAGTGGAAACTGCTGGGTTGGGATCTCAGACTGATGAAAAATTTGCTCTTCCTGTTGACTCAGAGCACAAGGCAACTGAATTCTTGTTATTTTCCATTGCAGCTCCCCACATGCGAGCATTTCATCTGTCTTGGATCTCTTTCTTCTCTTGTTTCGTCTCCACTTTTGCTGCTCCACCTCTTCTTCCCATAATTCGTGACAATCTCAATCTCTCAGCCTCAGACATTGGCAATGCAGGCATTGCCTCCGTCTCCGGTGCAGTCTTTGCCAGAGTTGCCATGGGGACTGCTTGTGATCTTTTTGGCCCCCGTATTGCCTCCGCTTCGCTGACACTTCTCACAGCACCAGCCGTCTACTTCACTTCCATTATCTCATCACCTGTTTCTTTTCTCCTGGTACGTTTCTTCACAGGCTTCTCTCTTGCCACTTTTGTCTCAACTCAATTCTGGATGAGCTCCATGTTTTCAGCCCCAGTAGTTGGCACAGCTAACGGCGTTGCAGGTGGCTGGGGCAACCTTGGTGGTGGGGCAACACAGCTGATTATGCCGCTTGTGTTTGGCTTAATCCGAGACATCGGAGCAGTGAAATTTACAGCTTGGAGAATTGCATTTTTTGTTCCTGCCCTGTTTCAAATGTTATCAGCATTTGCAGTATTGGTCTTTGGGCAGGATCTGCCAGATGGGAACTTCAGGAGGCTGCAGAAATCAGGAGATAAAGCCAAAGATAAATTCTCTAAAATCTTCTATTGTGGAGTTACAAATTACAGAGGGTGGATTCTGGCATTAACTTACGGGTACTGTTTTGGGGTGGAGCTGACAATTGACAATATAATAGCAGAATATTTTTACGACAGATTTGATCTGAAACTTCACACAGCAGGGATTATTGCAGCAAGTTTTGGATTAGCAAATCTTGTTTCTAGACCAGCTGGAGGACTGATTTCAGATGTAGTGGCAAAGAGATTTGGCATGAGAGGCAGGCTGTGGGCTTTGTGGATAATGCAGACAATAGGAGGTGTACTCTGCATCATTCTTGGACGAGTGGGTTCCTTGACTGCGTCCATCATAGTGATGAttgctttctccttcttctgcCAAGCAGCATGTGGGCTAACCTTTGGGGTGGTTCCTTTTGTCTCAAGAAG GTCATTAGGGCTAATATCTGGCATGACAGGAGGTGGTGGAAATGTGGGTGCAGTCCTCACTCAACTAATTTTCTTCAAAGGATCCAAATACTCCAAAGAAAAGGGGTTAACACTAATGGGTATTATGATTATATGCTGCACTCTTCCACTATGTTTAATATACTTCCCACAATGGGGTGGAATGTTTTGTGGACCATCGTCTAAGAATATTGCTACAGAAGAAGACTATTACATGTCTGAGTGGAATTCAAAGGAGAAGGAGCAAGGATTACATCAGGCAAGCTTAAAATTTGCTGATAACAGCAGACGTGAAAGAGGCAGAAGAGCTTAG